From the Hevea brasiliensis isolate MT/VB/25A 57/8 chromosome 13, ASM3005281v1, whole genome shotgun sequence genome, the window agagtttttttttttttttcttttttccttagaGGTAAACACATGTAGGGACATTCACATCCCTTAACAAaataatgataattttattaaaatatattaattaatataaattattcacGCACATATTTTTATTCATGTGAGAGTTTAAAAGCTCAATCCCATTAGAAAATTTATGCGAGTTGAGCCACACTCACACATTTCGGTGTTACCCTTTtgactttaaatttttttttcgaaGGTAGATATATCCTTGACAAAACCATGTCTTGTTAAGAATTTGAGGGTAGGGAATTAAGAATACTTTTCTTGTTAACAATCCATCTTTATTTGTAAGAATGGCCAGTCTGCTTAGCACTGCAAAATGGACTGCTTCTTTTGCAACCCGCGCGCTGGCATTTGCTGCGCTGGACTGCTAGAGCTTGCATAGAAGAAGCTGCTTGCGTGCTTCTATTGAGTGAAAAGTGGGTCTAAATTATCTTCCCCATTCAATTTTGAGACCTTCGGAAGAACTCAGCAGATTTACTGAGTTTAGCTGACACTGTAACTTTCTACAATAGTAGCAACGCTTCcaataaataattaaacattttcAACACTAAACCAAGTAATCTGCTTGGGATAAGAAAAGATGGATAAAGAATCAAGGCAAATAGAAGAGGAGTGTAACGAGTTATTAAACCGGGAAAATGCGAAAACTATTAAAATATACTACCGTGATGTTTTTGTTTTCTTAGTGGTAGTATATTATATCGATATTGAAGCCTTTTTTTGTTTGGCGGGCATACAGAGTCGGGGGCGGCGAAGGCGCGGCATTGGACGTCATCTGAGAGGCCATCACAGTCGTCAACGAACACTCATCGCAATAGTTTCAGCTCTCTTTCTTCCTCCCAGTCTGTCTCTTTCTCCTTGCAAGTCTTTGTTTTCTCTTATTCATTTTTTCCTCTTTTGTTTGTCTTTTCGTTAACAGCTAATGATGATGGGTTGTGTGGCTAATTTAACAGACCATCAGGGCAGAATGGCCAGAGCTTTATAGAAATGATAAAATCAGCAAAAGTTagttcccaggatgataattcaGATGACGAGGAGTTCAATCTTAAGAAAGAAAGCCCTTCACTTATGCGTAAAGGTCTGTTTCATATGCTTGCCTCTACTGTTATAAAATAATCCCGCAGAAATTTTGGATTTGAGCTATGGTTTTTACTGGCTGACCAACAGTTTCATATTTTATTGGGGTTTATTTGCCCTCTCGAAGTGGTTTGTCAGAGATGCTAGAGCTGCCTTTCTATGCAATTGATTCAATCACCTTTTAATTTACAGGGGAATTGAGGGTAAAAGTGGATGGAAAGCGCACCGAACAGAAAGCTAACACGCCACGATCAAAACATTCTGCCACTGAGCAACGGAGGAGGAGCAAAATAAATGATAGGCATGTATCAACTGCTGCTCACTGCAATATCTAATAATCTGTttcttttaattttctacttTCTGTTTGTTGGATGAGATGTTGGGATTCAGCTATTTAACCAATTGAATAATGGATAAAATGATAAGAGTGCTCCAAAAAATTACTTATCTGAAACTGGCATCCTCACACTGCAGGTTcccttcctcttttttttttttatttatttttttattttttattttttttttatgtacactCACTTTGACGTCCTTTATTTTAACTggttaaattatgaagtttgatgGACATAAAACAAGAAAAGGCCTATGATAGAGCTAAGTTCCGTCTCTTTTTGTTGAATTAAATTCCTACAATATATTATGAAGTAGTTTTTTACTTCCAGAAAGAAGTACATAAGAAATAATAGGTATGGGGGCTTATTACTGCTGTGCTTGGCATTGTAGTCCCTCTGGAAATTGGATGCAATTAATGCGGTCTTTCACTGTAAATGCTTTTGCCAACAATATGGTGTACTTAATAACCTGtgaacttttctctttttctatttttGGCAAATAACCTGTGAAGTTACTCATGCAGATTTCAGATGTTGAGAGAACTCATTCCACACGGCGACCAAAAGAGAGACAAGGCATCTTTCCTTTTAGAGGTACAAGAAGTGCTAATAATTATCCTTTCTTTCTTTACAATGTACAGTATAATGTGATTTTGAATGATGGGGTGTCTGAATATTTTTGCAGGTTATAGAGCACATTCAGTTTTTACGGGAAAAAGTACAAAAATATGAAGGGTCTTACCAGGGATGGAACCATGAACCTGCAAAATTGGTGCCATGGGTGAACTTCTATATTTGCCTTGTCATGACTGAATTACTGCTGGTTATCACTGTAACATAATAGTTGACCTGCCCTTTGTTTAAAACAGGGAAACGGTAACAGGCCTACAGAAAGTTATATCGATCAATCTCGTGGGATGAATAGTGGTGCTGGTCCTGAATTAGTATCTACTGCAAAGTTAGACGAGAAAAATATCACCCTCTCTCCAACCATTCCGGGAAGTACACAGAACCCAGTAGAATCTGATATGAGGTCGGCTACTGCCTTCAAACTGTTGGATCACCGTCCTGAAATGACAAATAAAGCGATGCCTTTTCCTATGGCACTGAAGCCAAACTACTTCAATTCTGGTAGAAGTGGTGATGCAGTGGCTCAAGTTTCACCGAGGCTGGTATCAGATGCCGAGAACGGGGCATATCAACCTCAAACCCCATCACATCATGTCAGATCATGTATCAGTGACGGAGGTGTTGCCGGTGATAAGCTGAAAGAACAGGAGCTGAGCATTGAAGGTGGTACAATTAACATCTCAAGTGTGTACTCACAAGGGTGAGTTTATGTTTACAGTTCACACTTGTTTAGTTTGTGGATGTCCTTGCTTGGAATTCGAACCTCTCTTGGGTTTTTGCATTTTCGTGGATTCTAAAGCTGTGGTTTATGTTCAATTTCCATCGGAAAAGTTAGTATATTTAGATCTTCTAAGAAAATCACCAAACTAAATTACATCTTCTGGCTACATAGGGGTCGGAAATTTCTAGTCTAGTTTTCAAATGCATGTTTGCTTATTGATCTCGTCCTTCGATTGTTTACCTCTGCCTGCATGTTTATATTAGACAATCCCTAGTAAGGGCTAGAGATTACACATGGTACTACCACATTCTGAGATATTGAATCTTCATCTATATAGCTTTTATTGCGAATGCATTAGTCCTGTTAAGAAAGGTTAGAAGACACTTTTGGCCAGGGCTCTTTATATGACTTGTTTCTCATTTATCCTAAAGTTGTATTTAGTGGACAGCCTACTCCTTCGCCATAAGAATATGACATACTCATTTGTCATTAGGTTCACAATAACAGTGTTATTtccaaatatttagaaaattgtgCTAAttcttacataaaaaaaaaaaaagaaagaaaaactcTCTACAGTTGACCAAACAATTTGATTGCTTTGCATATTTATACTTCCACAATCCATCTGGATAGGCTTGGCACTAAGCTGTAGACTAAACGACTAGTCGTTTTCCCATCGTGCAAAACTTTCTCTGCAGTCCTCTATCAAGGGTTTAGGTTGCATACTGGGTTAAATAACAGACATAATATGGCATTATGCAGGTTGCTAAATACTCTGACACAGGCACTGCAGAGTTCTGGAGTAGATTTGTCGCAGGCCAGCGTCTCAGTGCAAATTGAGCTTGGAAAGCGAGGAAATAGAAGACCAATTATTCCAGCATCCATTGTTAAGGTTTATTGACAAAGTCTTCGCATTACTCAGAAATACCCTTTGCATATGACCATGAACAGCGGAGCTGATCTTTGTTTTTCATGTTACCACAGGATAATGAGGTTCCCTCAAGCAACCAAGGGACAATACGGCCAAGAGCATCAAGCGGAGAGGAATCCCATCAAGCCTCAAAGAAGATCAAGACAAGTAAAAGTTAGTACAGAAGTGTCAtaatatttctcttttttttttcccttaatttattcattttttttgaTAGCCTGTGTCGTCATGGGAGTTTATGCATGTCTTTTCCTGGTTTATATAAACTACCCAGTTGAGAGCAAGACGATTGTACATGTATAGGTTTGTTGGGATGCACAGAATTCCTAACAAACGAATTTGTATTATTCATTTTGTTTTTGTGTATCCTCATATAGGCTTTTCCATATTCTAACGCTGAGAAGCAGTTTTTTCACTAAATCTTCCATTCTTGTGAAGTATCTAAACCATTAACTTTTATTCTTATCGACAATTTGACATCATTTTGTATTAGATATTGTACTTATCTCATGAACTTGTGCATATATATAAAtgtttagaaaataaaaataatgctgTTTATTCCTGGAcatttcaggaaaagatgaaagcaTGACACCATGTTTTGCCTGCAGAATTGCAATGCATACACAAAATTTAATTGAAAGccatttttttttacttaaaaaagGGACCAGCAGATTAATTATAATGAACCCATGGCATCCATGTCaaaattatttacaattttcaaTTTGACCTCCGGAACCCGTATTGTACATATACATTTGTACGACTCTTTCCCTCGATTCTTCAAAACTCTAAATCCATTTGTGCACTAGTAAATAGTAGATAGTAATGAAATATAATCAAAACTCTAACACTGATAATTAATATAGTAATTAAAGGCATGGGATTTGGAATTATAAAAGTTAGACAAGGCGAAAATCCATATAATCAATTGAATTTGCTATATGCACTCCCATTGTTGAGTTGAAGTATATCCGCGATATATTTTCTCTACCCTTTTCAGGTTTTAGCCTTTCATTTCTACCATCAACTATGGCTACCCTTGCCCTCTTCGGGCAGAGGTGGCTATTTCCCTTGTTCGGAGTGTGAGTTTTTCCCTCCTTA encodes:
- the LOC110660745 gene encoding transcription factor BIM1 isoform X1, coding for MELPQQQRLFETEGRKPTHDFLSLYSHSAVQQDPRPPSQGLLKTHDFLQPLERAGKATAKEETTGEISYIEKAPPPPPPPSVEHILPGGIGTYSISHISNYFNQRIPKPEGSTIFTVAQASSTDKNEEHSNCSSYTGSGFTLWEESALKVKPGKENDGERSDTVRESGAAKARHWTSSERPSQSSTNTHRNSFSSLSSSQPSGQNGQSFIEMIKSAKVSSQDDNSDDEEFNLKKESPSLMRKGELRVKVDGKRTEQKANTPRSKHSATEQRRRSKINDRFQMLRELIPHGDQKRDKASFLLEVIEHIQFLREKVQKYEGSYQGWNHEPAKLVPWGNGNRPTESYIDQSRGMNSGAGPELVSTAKLDEKNITLSPTIPGSTQNPVESDMRSATAFKLLDHRPEMTNKAMPFPMALKPNYFNSGRSGDAVAQVSPRLVSDAENGAYQPQTPSHHVRSCISDGGVAGDKLKEQELSIEGGTINISSVYSQGLLNTLTQALQSSGVDLSQASVSVQIELGKRGNRRPIIPASIVKDNEVPSSNQGTIRPRASSGEESHQASKKIKTSKS
- the LOC110660745 gene encoding transcription factor BIM1 isoform X2, giving the protein MELPQQQRLFETEGRKPTHDFLSLYSHSAVQQDPRPPSQGLLKTHDFLQPLERAGKATAKEETTGEISYIEKAPPPPPPPSVEHILPGGIGTYSISHISNYFNQRIPKPEGSTIFTVAQASSTDKNEEHSNCSSYTGSGFTLWEESALKVKPGKENDGERSDTVRESGAAKARHWTSSERPSQSSTNTHRNSFSSLSSSQPSGQNGQSFIEMIKSAKVSSQDDNSDDEEFNLKKESPSLMRKGELRVKVDGKRTEQKANTPRSKHSATEQRRRSKINDRFQMLRELIPHGDQKRDKASFLLEVIEHIQFLREKVQKYEGSYQGWNHEPAKLGNGNRPTESYIDQSRGMNSGAGPELVSTAKLDEKNITLSPTIPGSTQNPVESDMRSATAFKLLDHRPEMTNKAMPFPMALKPNYFNSGRSGDAVAQVSPRLVSDAENGAYQPQTPSHHVRSCISDGGVAGDKLKEQELSIEGGTINISSVYSQGLLNTLTQALQSSGVDLSQASVSVQIELGKRGNRRPIIPASIVKDNEVPSSNQGTIRPRASSGEESHQASKKIKTSKS